The sequence TACTCCTTGAGCAGCTGAAGTGTGTCTCGCTCTGGGTCCACGGTGATGAACAGCACCTGCAGTTGCTTGCCCTGATCGCCCATGAGGCGCTTGACCTCGGCCAGGGTGGTCATCGAGGTCGGGCACACATCGGGGCACTGCGTGAAGCCGAAGAACACCACCACCGCTTTGCCACGGAAATCCGCCATGGTGCGCACCAGCCCGGTGTGGTAGGTCAGTTTCAGGTTCTGTGCAAAGGCAGCCCCTGTGATGTCGGTACTTTTGAAAGTGGGCGCCTGGGGCGAACAGCCAGCAAGGAGACCACCTGCCGCGAGCCACGATGCGCTCAACGCCAGCACCTTGCGTCGGTTGAATGGACGTGCGGGAGCCATCTCTTTCATTTCTTCGCCCTGGCCACTTCTTCAGCCACAAGGGCAGCCAACTGGTCAGGCCCGAAACTCGGCAGGCTGCGGCCGTTGACAAAGAAGGTGGGCGTTTTGGTGACCTGCAGCGCGGTGAGGTCTTCGATGTCCTGCTGCAACAAGGACTGCATGCCGGGTTTCTCGATGTCCTGGCGCGCTTTCACGAGGTCCAGCCCGGCTTGCTCAGCCACCTTGAACGCGGTCTCGATGTTGGGCCGACCATGATCCGCCCAGGCGGGCTGCGCGGCCAGCACAGCCTCAAGAACCGGTTGGTACTTGCCCTGGCTCTTGGCGGACTCCAGCAGCTTGACCACCTGGTCTGAGCCCTGGTGGAAAGGTGCATACCGGATCACCAGTCGGACGTCGTTGGGGTATTGCGCCATCAGGTTCTTCACGATGGGATAGAACGCACGACAGGTCTCACAGGCTGGGTCAAAGAACTCGACGATGGTGACCGGGGCACTTTGGGCACCAAACACCGGCGAGTGCATCCGCACCAGGCGGGTCTGCTCGGCCTTGACCTGCACTTCCTGGGCAGTCTGCACGCGCTCTTGGTACGCGTTCATGCCCAGGTAGAAGAACAGGGCAACGATGGCCACCAGGCCAATGACGGTGAATTTTTTGGCGCTCATGAACGGGTCTTTCTCAGGTAAACAAAAAGCAGGATGACGATGGCGATGAAGGCTGCGAGCGACAACCAGGGGATCTGAATGCCGCCCAGAATCTCCAGACTTTGTTCGCTGCATGAGGGGCCGGTGCCACAGGGCACCCACCACTTCGGCACCCGGCCGGCGATGAGTGCTGAGTGGTAGCCGGCCATGACTGCGCCACCTGCTGCCAACGGCAGTGCATAGACCGCTCCACGACGGTCTTCGGCAAATGCGGCCATACCCAGGATGAGCGCCAGCGGGAACATGAAGATCCTCTGGTACCAGCACAGCAGACAGGGCGTCATGCCCATGACTTCACCGATGAAGAGCGCGCCAAGCGTGGCGACCATGGCGATGCCCCATGCGGACATGATCCAGAACCAACCGTGCTTCATGAAGGCTGCTCCTCAGGCGCCTTTCGGGGCGATTGGCGCGGTGACCATTTCAGTGATGCGAAGCACCAGACCAGCATGGAGCACACGATGAAAACGTCTGCTAGGTTAAAGGCCGGCCAGTGGATGCTGCGCCAGTGCAAGTCGAGGAAATCCACCACGGCGCCGATCTGGATGCGGTCCACCAGGTTGCCACCTCCCCCGCCCACAACAAAAGCACCCACCCACCGATCCAGCGGTTCGGCCTGCCGGGCAAGGCACACCACAGAGACAACACCCACCACCAGCGCTGTCACGCCGATAAAAAACCAGCGCTGCCAACCACCCGCATCGGCCAGCAACGAGAAGGCCGCACCCGTGTTGAGCACATGCACGAAGTTGAACCACTCGGTCACCTTGATGGCTTCACCGAGTGCAAGGGTGGATGAGAAGTACGATTTGCTGAGTTGATCAACAAACAAAAGAACCGCGACGGCAACCAGCCACGTCCATCGCGGGTTTCGCTGGGTCCAGCGAACTTTCATGAGAGGGTCCTTCCAAAACGATCCGGGAATGGCCACCGTGTGCGACGGCGGCCACTTGAAGCCAAGGGATCGGGGAAGAGGTGCCTGTCAGCGCTTCAGGCGGACAGATTCAGCCCCGAACGTTTCGGGGCAGACCATTGAGGACGGTAGGGTCGCTCGTGCCAGGGCGGCAAGATCAGTTCGACGAGGTGTTCGACCCGCTCAATGCCCGCAGGGTCGGCCATGGTCGCTGCAGTCGCCGTCACAGCGGCAGCGCAGTTGGCGTGGCAGGTTCCGCAGTCAAGATCAAACCCCTGTCCTTTGGCGGTCAGATCGTCTGTTTCCTGAACCGGCAACAGATGCATGGGCTGATGGTGCTGGGCTTGGAGTCCTTGGGCCACCGCACCGTGGCCGCAGCACTCGGTCGCCGCAGCTGCAGAAAACTGAAGCGGCAGCAGCGTAAGCATCAGCAGGATCAGGAAAACACGCATAGATGGATTTTATGCGGCGGGCGTTTCACCGGTGCGAGCCTGGGCGATCAAGTCGGCCAAGTCCGGGTGCACCGGAAGCGGCTCGAAGGCGCTCACGGTGGATCGACCCGGGTTGCCCAGCGGCAAGCGTCCGCTCAAATGGCCCAAGGGAACCAAGGCCAAACGCAGCACCTGGCCTGCAGCCTCAGACCTTTCGCGCGTGCGCCAGGCCAGTCCCAGCATGTGCGCGTGCGTCTGCAAGTCGGGCTTGATGTGGAGCTGCCGCACCACATGCGCTGCCTCCGGGTACAACCAGGCTTGTTCAATGGAACTTGCCTCTTTCGCTTCGTGCATCAATCGGGCATGGGTCGTCTCGTCGAACCGGCGAGCGGATGGTAGGTCAGTGAACGTGGCCATGGTGGTCCTTTGCGCTGTCATCACCGAGCTCTCCCCGTGCCTGCCGCATCACCGTCCAGCCGCCGTGCAGGGCCAGCGAGGCCATCAGGCTGGCCACCACCAGGTCGGGCCAAGCCGAGCCGGTGCCGAACACACCGAGCGCGGCCATGAACACCGCCACGTTGCCGATGGCGTCGTTGCGCGAGCACAGCCACACGCTGCGCATGTTGGCGTCGTCCTCGCGAAACGCGTAGAGCATCCAGGCCACGGCCACGTTGGCCGACAGCGCCAGCAGCGCCACCGCGCCCATGGTCACGGCCTGCGGCACACCGCCGTGCCACACCGCCCACAACGCCGCGCCCAGCACATAAAGGCCAAAGCCCATCATGCTCACGGCCTTGAGCATCGCCGCACGCGCGCGCAAGGCCAGCGCCGAAGCCAGCACGGCGAGTGACACCGCGTAGTTGAGCGCGTCGCCCGCAAAGTCCACCGTGCCGGCCAGCAGCGAGAGCGAACCGGCCTGCACCTCGGCGCCGATCTCGATCAGAAACATGGCGGCGTTGACGATCAGGGCGATCCACAGGATCTGCGGTAGCGCGGCAGGTTGAAGAGGGTCTCGGCTTTGGGGGTGTCGTGGTCACAGCAATGGACAGACATGGTTTTCCTTTCGATGCCTGCATTGGAAACCCTGGAGCCGCTACAGTGTCAACCACTGCTGTCCAGGAGGTTACGGGCGAAGCAGGTCAGAAGTCCTGCCCCGATTAAGAGGGAGGTTGCCATGCGCAAATGGAAGATGGCGAGCTATGGACGAACTGCGCATCATCTTTTCTCAATCAGGGGATGAGGATCCTGTTGCCCCTGGAGGCAGCGAGAACCCCGTAGTTTGTTACTCGTCACGCTCCCTGGATCGCAGCGGCCCGTAGGCGCAGGGCATTGCCGATCACCGAGGCCGAGCTCAGGCTCATGGCCAAGGCAGCGATCATGGGCGAGAGCAGCCAGCCGGTGAAGGGATACAGCAAGCCGGCGGCCAGCGGAATGCCCAGCGCGTTGTAGACGAAGGCGAACGCCAGGTTCTGCTTCATATTGGCCACCGTGGCCACCGAGAGCGCGCGGGCCGTGGCGATGCCGCGCAGGTCGCCTTTGACCAAGGTGAGTTGCGCGCTGTTCATGGCCACGTCGGTGCCGGTGCCCATGGCGATGCCCACATCGGCGCGGGCTAGGGCCGGTGCGTCGTTGATGCCGTCGCCCGCCATGGCCACCACGCGGCCCTCGGCCTGCAGCTTCTCCACCAGCTTGAGTTTGTCGGCCGGCTTCACTCCTCCGTACACCTCTTCAATGCCCAGGCGCTGGGCCACCGAGCGCGCGGTGGTCAGGCCGTCGCCCGTGGCCATGACGACGCGAATGTGAGCCTGGCGCAGCGATGCGAGTGCAGCGGCTGTGGTGGTTTTGATCGGATCGGACACAGCCAGCAAACCGGCTAGGGTCTTGTTGGCCGCGAGGTACATGACGCTGGCGCCCTGCGCTCGCAGCGCTTCGGCCTCTGTGTCCAGCGGTGAAGTGTCCACACCGATTTGCTGCATCAGCGCCGTGTTGCCCAGCGCCAGCACCTGCCCGTCCACCCGGCCGCGCACCCCAATGCCGGACTCGGAGTCAAACTGCTCAGGCTTGTCCAGCGCAAGCCCCTGTTCCTTCGCCGCAGCCACGATGGCGGCGGCCAGCGGATGTTCGCTCCCCTGGTCCAGGCTGGCGGCCAGGCGCAAGACCTCGTCCTCGGCAAAACTCCCGAAGCCGATGGCGCGCTCGAACCTCGGATGTCCTTCGGTCAGGGTGCCGGTCTTGTCGACGATCAGCGTGTCGACCTTGCGCAGGTTCTCGATGGCCGCAGCGTCGCGGAACAACACGCCATGGGTGGCGCCTCTCCCGGTGGCCACCATGATGGACATGGGCGTGGCCAGACCCAGCGCACAGGGGCAGGCGATGATGAGAACCGCCACCGCGTTGATGAGCCCATGCACCCAGCTCGGCTCGGGCCCGAAGAACCCCCAGCCCAAAAAGGTGAGCAGCGCCGCGGCAACAACGCCCATCACAAAGTACCCCGCCACCTGGTCGGCCATGCGCTGCATGGGCGCACGCGAGCGCTGGGCCATGGCGACCATCTGCACGATCTGCGAGAGCACGGTGGCCGATCCCACATGCTCGGACTTCAACACCAGCGCACCGCTGGTGTTGAGCGTGGCTCCGATCAGCTTGTCGCCCATCCGCTTGGTCACCGGGAGCGGCTCGCCTGTGAGCATCGACTCGTCCACCGCGCTGCTGCCTTCGACCACCGTGCCGTCGGTAGGCACTTTCTCGCCCGGGCGTACGCGCAGCAGGTCGCCCACATGCACGTGGGCCAGCGGCACGTCTTCCTCCAGCCCATCGGACCGGATGCGCCGCGCGGTCTTTGGCGCCAGCTCCAGCAGCGAGCGGATGGCCGCAGAGGTTTGTGAACGCGCCTTGAGCTCCAGCAGTTGGCCCAGCAAGGTGAGTGAAATGATCACGGCCGCCGCTTCAAAGTACACCGACACGCGTCCCATGGAGACGAACGAATCGGGGAACACCTGCGGCGCCACCGTGGCCACAACGCTGTAGACAAACGCCGAGCCGGTGCCCAGGCTGATCAGTGTCCACATGTTGGGGCTGCGATTCAGCACCGACTGTGCGCCCCGCACGAAGAACGGCCAGCCTGCCCAGAGCACCACCGGCACGGTGAGCACGAGTTCAATCCAGCTTTGCGTGGCCATCTCAAACCAGCCGAGGTTGTGGCCAAACATCGCCAGCACTGCCACCACCACGGTGAGTGGCAGGGTCCACCAGAAGCGGCGCTGGAAGTCGAGCAACTCGGGGTTTTCGGTCTCGTCCAGTGCCGGCATGACCGGCTCGAGCGACATGCCGCATTTGGGACAATTCCCCGGCTGGTCCTGGCGGATCTCCGGGTGCATCGGACAGGTGTAGACCGTGCCTTCCAGCGGAGATGCCAAGGGTGGAGAAGCCTGCACACCCGGGCTTCCAGCGTGACGATGATCGTGATGACGATGTGACTCCATGGCGTGGCTCCAATCTTCAGGCTGGCTGTGCCGGACCCATGGTGGGGTCAACTGCAGCAGCAACCGCCCTCGGGCGCAGCGGGCGGTGGCGGACTGTCGGTTGCCTGACCCGACGGGGCGCCATTTGTGACCACCTCGCTTTCGTAGCGCCTTGCCGCCAATGCAGAAATCAGCTGCGATGGCGCCACGTTCGCCTCAGCTGTGACCCTCACACGGCCAGCTCGCAGATCCACTGCGACGTCCTGCACACCGTCGATTGGAGCCAGGGCCGTCGTGACGCGCTGGACGCAGGCACCGCAGGTCATGCCCTGCACATCGAGATCGATGATGTTCATCGTGATCTCCTTCACTTGCCGGCGGGCGGCATGGTTCCATCCGGCATGCGCTGCATCATCATTTCCATCATGGTCTGCATCAGGTCCATGCGCATCTCCATCATCTGATGGTGCTTGGACATGTCCATGGGCATGTCCTTCATGCCCGCCATTCCCGGCATGCCCGCCTTGCCGTGCATGCTGCCCATCCCCTTCATGTCCTTCATGCCTTTCATCATGGCCATGCCTTCGTGCATGGTTTTCATGTGCTCGGCCATCAAGGCCTGGCGCTCAGCTGGCGTCTTGGCATTCATCATCTTGTCGCGCATGGCCTGCATGTCTTTCATGTGGTCGTGCATGGCTGACGGCGCCCCAGACGGTGCCACAGCTGCTAGATGCGCAGCGTGTTGATCTGCATTGGCCGCCGACATGGGACCCGCTGCCGGGGCGTTGGGGTTCGCGCAAGCGGTCAGCAAGACGGCGGTCGAAAGCGTGAGGAGGGTGTGGATGGTTTTCATGATGGTGTTCTTGAAGGAATGGGGGAGCCGCCGCAGGCGGCAACAAAATGGGGATGCCAGACAGGAGATGGGACGCCATCTGGGTGACCCAGACAGCAAGAGCGCTCTTCGCAATGGGCTGCGAAGCGGTCTACAAGGTCAAACGATGGGGTCGCGCAGCGATGGGCGAAGCCATGTGCGGGGGTCTGGTGGCGTGTACCCGCAGCTGAACTGCGGTGGGTGTGGCCATGGTTGGCGCCCCAGTCCGCGAAAGCACGCCCACCCAACCCGAACTGCCGTCGGCGAGGGGCTGATCGACCTTGGTGATGGCCAGCGGTGCTTCATCACAGAACCTCAAGCATCCCGCATCAACAGGGTCGCTTTGTGCGCGGTGATGGCCTTGTGCAACCGATTCATGGTGTGGTGACACCGTTGAAGAATCGTGACCGCCGTGGTCAGGCTCGCTCAAGAGGCAGGCATTGGCCACCCCGGCGCCCAATGCAAACAGCCACACCGCCAGGATGATCCTGGTGGCATGGCGCAGTGAGCGGCGGTGAATGTGCATCTTGGTCAGACGAACTGTGGAAACAATTCAAGGCTAAACATGTGGGCTCAAGCCGTCTTGATGCAAATCAAGAAAGCTGGCCGGAAGACGGTCCCCGACCAATAAAGTGTGCGGCGGCGCAGCACGATGGTCGGTTCGCCACCGAACAGACTGGAAGGTTGGCACTGGCCACACCGGTGCAGTACTGGCTGGACGCGCGCCTCTACCGCGCGGGCTGGAATGCCGTGCGAGCAGGTGCCGGCAACATGGACCTGTTAGTGGCCCAGGGTACCAGCGCCGGATACGGCCTGAGCGTCTATCTGCTGTTCAAGCACGCGGAGCACGGCACGCCGCACCCGTACTTCGAAGCCGCAGCGGTGATCGTCACACTGGTTCTGCTGGGCAAATGGCTCAAGTCGCGCGCCAAGCGCCATACCACCGCCGTCATCGCGGCGCTCAACACCCTCAAGCCCAAGGTGGCACGCGCACGTATGCCTTATGGCAACGTGGATATTGCGATTTCGCAGGTAAAGATCGGGGGCATCGTGGTGGTGCGCCCGGGAGAGCGTATTCCGGTCGACGGTGTAGTCACCATCGGCTCCAGCCGGGTGGACGAATCGCTGATCACAGGCGAGAGTCTGCCGGTGGCCAAGCACGCGGGCGACAAGGTCACCGGCGGCGCCTTCAATGCCCGGGTACTGCTGCGGGTGGAAACCACTGCGGTGGGCGCGGAGTCCATGCTCTCGCGCATCGTTCGTATGGTCGAGTCGGCGCAGGCCGAGAAAGCCCCGCTACAGCGTAGCGTTGACCGCGTGAGTGCCGTCCTTGTTCCGGTGGTGCTGTTGATCGCGTGTCCGCGTGCCGTGGGCCGTGGACCTTGCGACGTCCACAGGCAGCATGGCCGGCACCGGGGTGGCCGTTCGCCAAGGCATCCTGATCAAGGATGCCGAAACTCTGGAGGTCGCGCACAGTGTCGACACCGTCGCGATCGACAAGGCGAGCACGTTCACCGAAGGCAAGTCGACGTTGGTCACGGCGCTGGCAGCGCCCGATCATGAAGATAGTCTACTGTCCTGGAGCGCCGCTATCCAGGCCGGCAGTGAGCACCCGCTGGCGCGCGCCATATGAACGCCGCCGAAGAAGCTAGTCTAGTGTTGCTCTCCTCTACCAAAGTAAGCGACGTTCCCTGGCGCGGCATGTCGGCCGAGGTGCAGGGTCGTGCATAGGCGCAGCATGCTGGGTAGATAACCAGAAAACGCACACCAGGGCCGTGACCTTACCGTGCCGACCAAGAGGTCATACGGCAAATTCCTTGGTTCGGACGGGCCAAGCCCGGAAGCACGAGCGGTGGCCGAAACGTTCATTCCAAAACCAACCGCTTGAAAAAACGTCTTTGACTGCGGAAATTTGTCTACCAACGTCCGCATCCACGGAAAAACATCTATTCAGACGCGGGCGTCGATGTATGCCGCAAAGTGCTCGCCTACTACGGACTCCACCCTGGCAAGTTGCTCATCGGTCAGGCCTTCCGCCAGTTTGCGCTTGCGTTTGGACAGCGTGCCGTTGCCCTGAACGATGACATCGATGAGGGTATTCAGCTGGGACTGGCGCATGTCCAGCCAGGCTTCCAAGTCCTTGACCGTGTTGTCGTGAGCGCGCAGGTAGATCACCTCGGACAGCAGATCCTCTTCAACGCACAGCTTGCAGCATTCCAGGATGAATTCGCACAGGTCGGTTGCGTCGAAGTAAGCGTACAGCCACCGCGGCTGTGGTGACTTGACCAGGATCGTTGCGCTATCGCCGTCCAGCATGTATTCCAGCAGATCCGTGCGTGGGCGTGAATAGCTCTTCAACAGCTTCGAGTAGCGCTCAAGCTGGCTCAGCATGCGGGCCGACAAAGGCAGCACGACTCCCCCGGGGGTGAAGCCAGCCTGGCGAAGCACGTGGTGGAGCAAGAACCGGTGCAGTCGCCCGTTGCCGTCAAAGAAGGGGTGCACAAACACCAGACCGAACGAGGCGCAAGTGGCCGCGACAACGGGATCGAGCTCGCCGGCGGACGCGGCTGTTGCCAGTGCGGCAACGTCATCCATCATGGGGTCGACCAGTGCGACGGGCGGTGGAATGAAGTCTGCGATGTTGCGCATACGCCCTGGACGGGACAACCAGTTCTGCTTGGGGCGGTACTGGTACTCCGCTGCGTGGTCGCTGACGATCTGGTTCTGCCAGGCACACAGTTGCTCTTCCGTGAGTGGGCCGGGTTCGCCGGCGGATTCCAGCAGCTTGCGAAACCGGCCCGCGCGATGGCTGTCGGGGATTTCGTTTTCGATGTTGTAGGTCGAGCGAGTCTCGGACAGGTAGAGGTAGTCCACCGCGCGGGCCAGCATCTCGGGTTCGATGCTGCTCATGGCGGTTTTCACCTTCTCAGCAAGTCCCTCCTCCAGCAAGGCTGTAAGCCGAGGCGTTCGACGAACGAGCGGGCTGTACGCGCGACCACCAAGCACGTTGTTGATGATGCCGAACTTGGCGTCCAGCACCTTGGGCCCGCAAACATGGTGCACCGGGTCGAGCAAGAAAATTCGCGGGTTGCCGGCGGGCATGTCGTAGTCCAACTTGTGCTCAGAGAGCCATTCCACGAGGTGGCCAGCCATTCGAGAGTAACGCGAGCTGGGCATGGCATGCAGCCATTCCTGTACGCCGTCACGAGCCTCTTGATGTTCAAAGAGCGCCCCCAGCACCGTCAGGTTCAAGTGCTCTCGCTTGAGCGCAAAGGTGAGTTGGCCCGTATATGCCTCGGGATCGCTCAGGCGCCTCAAAGGCAACTCGATGCGCTCACTGCCGTCTGGGGTGAAGGTATGCCTTTCCAGCGTCTGCTCGGTCGCCACAAAAATCCGCTGCAGAGGCGGCACGCGCAAACCGAAACGTCGGATTAACGACTCGTAACCCAAGTACAGGCGAGGAGTGGGATGCGGCATGGGTTTTGTGTGTTGGAGCGACCAGCAGGACGTTGCAATCGCCAGAACATCTTTGAAACTGGAAAAACATCTACATGTTATCAATCGTTCGGCAAAACGTCTACAGCCGCCGACCAACGTTCCACTGAGAGGCCGCACTTGTGGCGCTCAACAGACCGGCTGCGGTGTCGAGACCAGCACATGGATTGAGCAACTCATGCCATGCGAGAAAAAGGCGCCTCTCCTGCCGCCATAAACTCCACGTACTGCGCGAATGGCGCAGCGTCCTGTTACCCAACCATGGAGTCACAAAAGAATGGCCACTGCAAAGAAGGCAGCCCCCAAGGCAGCCGCGAAGAAGACCGTCACCAAACAGGTGAGCGTGCTCAAGCCGATCAAGGAAACTTTCAACAAGACCACGCTGGTCGCCCACCTGGTGCAAGCCTCCGGTGCCGAGCCCAAAACGGTCAAGGCCGTGCTCGGCTCACTGGAGGCGGCCATCCTCGCGTCTTTGTCCAAGAAGGGCGCGGGCGAGTTCACTTGGCCAGGCGTCTTCAAAGTCGCTGCCACCCACGTGCCTGCCAAGAAGGCCCGCAAGGGAATTGACCCATTCACCAAGGTCGAGCGCATGTTTGCCGCCAAGCCCGCATCGGTCAAGGTCAAGGCTCGCTTCTTCAAGAAGGTCAAGGACGCCGCTCTGTAATCGGCGCTGATCTCGTGCAAAGGGGGCTATCGTGCCCTCTTTCTCTTTTCGAGCAGTCTGCGGCCAGCCTCGCCGTGTCCCAAGCTTCGTTTGCGGGCCGTCGCGGACTCAGCCCTTTTCAATTTCCGCCTGGACCAGCTGTACATACATATCCACCAGAGCACTGGCCTGAAGTTGCAACTGCAGGCGTTCGTCGACGTTGTCGGGCTTGTGAAATCGGCCGTAGGCGACCGAGCCCTTCATGAAATGGCCCTCCGTGTCACCGCGGGCGCAGAAGCTGCGTCGAAGGCAGTCCAACGCGCTCTCCAGCGCAGCACGGTGGGCACCCTGTTTGAACTGCGCCGCGAACGCGCGAGCGCCCTCCTCCAAGTCGCTGCCGTACTGCAAAACGTGGATGAGATCCCCCACGTCCTTGTTCGCGCCGCGCTGGTCGAACGCGATGGCCTTGAGCACAACAAATGCCAGCTGGTTGGCGTAGTGAATGCGCTCCACGGCAACGCCCTTGCCGTCCAGCAGTTGCGCTTTCACCTCTTTCGTTTCATAGAGGGTTTGCGCAATCGACATGTGAGGGATGGCCATCGCCGAAATCGATTCCGCACCCAGCGAGCGAAGCCGCGCGGGTTCGTCGCCAGTCGCATCGCACAGAAACTCCACGCGCACCGGCACGCCCCGCTCTGTCTTGGCCTCCCACTGCCATGAGGACACACCGCCCTGCTCCCTTTTCATCTTCGAAAACCCACGTTCTTTGAGGCGGGTCGAGATGGGGGTGTAGTCCTCGCCGGCGGCGATCACGGCGAGGTCGATCACCAGATCAAGGTCAGAGGTGCCCGCGTGCGCTGGCACCTCGGGCGGGCTCTCCGGGGTGAGATACCTGGGCACCAGTCCACCGACCAACCGTACCGTGTCCTTCAGGCTGCCCATGCACCCGAGTACGGTGACCAGCGCCTGTTCACAAGCCTCGGTGACTTCAAGTGAATAGCCCGACGCGCTTTCTGGCTTGGAGTCAGACATCGCGTGCACCTCCAGCGAGAAGTTGCTTCTTCACTTGGCCTGCCAGTTCCCCGCTGCGCCCGCCTGCGTTTGCCAGTTCCAAGTATTGGACAACCGGGCTGGCAAACCATCCCGGTCGATCAGCCAGGTGGAGGCGATGCTGCAGAGCGAAATCTTCGCACTCGTGGAGAGTGACGTTAAAGCCTCTGTCGGCGCGCTTGAGTCCCAGATGCTCGGCAATAGCCGAGGTCGCCCCTAGCGGCACGATCAAGTCATAGCCGCTGACGGCGGTGAGAAGTTGCGCAATGCTGTTCGCAGCGTACTGTCCAGTGAAGGCCCAGTCATTGTGATGTCCTTCTCCCATACGTTTGGCCAGCGTCTCCCCAAGGGAGGCCGGGTTCTGGGTGAAGGCGAACCAGCGGGGCTTGCTGACCTTTCTGCTCTCCCAGTCCCTTGCCCATGTGTCCAGAAGGACCTCTGGATCCGTTAGCTGGCGGCGCACACTGCGCCCGTTTCCTTCGCTCTGGACCATGCTGCGCTTCTCCAACTCGCGCATGAGCACAGAGACCGTATTTGGGCTTGCACCTGACGCCTGCGCGAGGTCGGAGCCTGTGCGCCAGGCGTCCCAGTGCAGCAGCAGGGCGTGCAGCACTTTTTC is a genomic window of Hydrogenophaga sp. RAC07 containing:
- a CDS encoding SCO family protein, which produces MKEMAPARPFNRRKVLALSASWLAAGGLLAGCSPQAPTFKSTDITGAAFAQNLKLTYHTGLVRTMADFRGKAVVVFFGFTQCPDVCPTSMTTLAEVKRLMGDQGKQLQVLFITVDPERDTLQLLKEYMTNFDPTFLALRPDLSELKAVADSFKIYYRKAEGSTPTSYTMDHSAGKYVFDTEGRVRLFSSYGTEPGVIAEDILTLLRSMAG
- a CDS encoding DsbA family protein; the encoded protein is MSAKKFTVIGLVAIVALFFYLGMNAYQERVQTAQEVQVKAEQTRLVRMHSPVFGAQSAPVTIVEFFDPACETCRAFYPIVKNLMAQYPNDVRLVIRYAPFHQGSDQVVKLLESAKSQGKYQPVLEAVLAAQPAWADHGRPNIETAFKVAEQAGLDLVKARQDIEKPGMQSLLQQDIEDLTALQVTKTPTFFVNGRSLPSFGPDQLAALVAEEVARAKK
- a CDS encoding disulfide bond formation protein B is translated as MKHGWFWIMSAWGIAMVATLGALFIGEVMGMTPCLLCWYQRIFMFPLALILGMAAFAEDRRGAVYALPLAAGGAVMAGYHSALIAGRVPKWWVPCGTGPSCSEQSLEILGGIQIPWLSLAAFIAIVILLFVYLRKTRS
- the lspA gene encoding signal peptidase II, producing the protein MKVRWTQRNPRWTWLVAVAVLLFVDQLSKSYFSSTLALGEAIKVTEWFNFVHVLNTGAAFSLLADAGGWQRWFFIGVTALVVGVVSVVCLARQAEPLDRWVGAFVVGGGGGNLVDRIQIGAVVDFLDLHWRSIHWPAFNLADVFIVCSMLVWCFASLKWSPRQSPRKAPEEQPS
- a CDS encoding DUF3703 domain-containing protein, giving the protein MATFTDLPSARRFDETTHARLMHEAKEASSIEQAWLYPEAAHVVRQLHIKPDLQTHAHMLGLAWRTRERSEAAGQVLRLALVPLGHLSGRLPLGNPGRSTVSAFEPLPVHPDLADLIAQARTGETPAA
- a CDS encoding cation transporter, with translation MFLIEIGAEVQAGSLSLLAGTVDFAGDALNYAVSLAVLASALALRARAAMLKAVSMMGFGLYVLGAALWAVWHGGVPQAVTMGAVALLALSANVAVAWMLYAFREDDANMRSVWLCSRNDAIGNVAVFMAALGVFGTGSAWPDLVVASLMASLALHGGWTVMRQARGELGDDSAKDHHGHVH
- a CDS encoding copper-transporting P-type ATPase, with the protein product MESHRHHDHRHAGSPGVQASPPLASPLEGTVYTCPMHPEIRQDQPGNCPKCGMSLEPVMPALDETENPELLDFQRRFWWTLPLTVVVAVLAMFGHNLGWFEMATQSWIELVLTVPVVLWAGWPFFVRGAQSVLNRSPNMWTLISLGTGSAFVYSVVATVAPQVFPDSFVSMGRVSVYFEAAAVIISLTLLGQLLELKARSQTSAAIRSLLELAPKTARRIRSDGLEEDVPLAHVHVGDLLRVRPGEKVPTDGTVVEGSSAVDESMLTGEPLPVTKRMGDKLIGATLNTSGALVLKSEHVGSATVLSQIVQMVAMAQRSRAPMQRMADQVAGYFVMGVVAAALLTFLGWGFFGPEPSWVHGLINAVAVLIIACPCALGLATPMSIMVATGRGATHGVLFRDAAAIENLRKVDTLIVDKTGTLTEGHPRFERAIGFGSFAEDEVLRLAASLDQGSEHPLAAAIVAAAKEQGLALDKPEQFDSESGIGVRGRVDGQVLALGNTALMQQIGVDTSPLDTEAEALRAQGASVMYLAANKTLAGLLAVSDPIKTTTAAALASLRQAHIRVVMATGDGLTTARSVAQRLGIEEVYGGVKPADKLKLVEKLQAEGRVVAMAGDGINDAPALARADVGIAMGTGTDVAMNSAQLTLVKGDLRGIATARALSVATVANMKQNLAFAFVYNALGIPLAAGLLYPFTGWLLSPMIAALAMSLSSASVIGNALRLRAAAIQGA
- a CDS encoding heavy-metal-associated domain-containing protein; translated protein: MNIIDLDVQGMTCGACVQRVTTALAPIDGVQDVAVDLRAGRVRVTAEANVAPSQLISALAARRYESEVVTNGAPSGQATDSPPPPAAPEGGCCCS
- a CDS encoding P-type ATPase; protein product: MALATPVQYWLDARLYRAGWNAVRAGAGNMDLLVAQGTSAGYGLSVYLLFKHAEHGTPHPYFEAAAVIVTLVLLGKWLKSRAKRHTTAVIAALNTLKPKVARARMPYGNVDIAISQVKIGGIVVVRPGERIPVDGVVTIGSSRVDESLITGESLPVAKHAGDKVTGGAFNARVLLRVETTAVGAESMLSRIVRMVESAQAEKAPLQRSVDRVSAVLVPVVLLIACPRAVGRGPCDVHRQHGRHRGGRSPRHPDQGCRNSGGRAQCRHRRDRQGEHVHRRQVDVGHGAGSARS
- a CDS encoding Fic family protein — protein: MPHPTPRLYLGYESLIRRFGLRVPPLQRIFVATEQTLERHTFTPDGSERIELPLRRLSDPEAYTGQLTFALKREHLNLTVLGALFEHQEARDGVQEWLHAMPSSRYSRMAGHLVEWLSEHKLDYDMPAGNPRIFLLDPVHHVCGPKVLDAKFGIINNVLGGRAYSPLVRRTPRLTALLEEGLAEKVKTAMSSIEPEMLARAVDYLYLSETRSTYNIENEIPDSHRAGRFRKLLESAGEPGPLTEEQLCAWQNQIVSDHAAEYQYRPKQNWLSRPGRMRNIADFIPPPVALVDPMMDDVAALATAASAGELDPVVAATCASFGLVFVHPFFDGNGRLHRFLLHHVLRQAGFTPGGVVLPLSARMLSQLERYSKLLKSYSRPRTDLLEYMLDGDSATILVKSPQPRWLYAYFDATDLCEFILECCKLCVEEDLLSEVIYLRAHDNTVKDLEAWLDMRQSQLNTLIDVIVQGNGTLSKRKRKLAEGLTDEQLARVESVVGEHFAAYIDARV
- a CDS encoding HU family DNA-binding protein, yielding MATAKKAAPKAAAKKTVTKQVSVLKPIKETFNKTTLVAHLVQASGAEPKTVKAVLGSLEAAILASLSKKGAGEFTWPGVFKVAATHVPAKKARKGIDPFTKVERMFAAKPASVKVKARFFKKVKDAAL